In the Longimicrobiales bacterium genome, AAGATCCCGAAGCCCGATTCCGTCGTCTCCGGAAATACCACGAAGTCCGCCACGAGCGAAAACAGGCCCGCCGCGCGTTCGGCCGGCGGATACAGCAGGCCGGCCGGTCCGCTCGTGATGTGCCAGCCTGGCGGCATGTGGTCGAAGCGGAGGGCTGAGTCCGCCGCGGCGGCCTCACCGGACCGGTCGGGCGCCCATCGCCAGCCGGCGGGGATACCGGTTTCCTGGGCGTGTGCCAGCGACGCGAATCCGGCCATGCAGAGGACGACACAGAGGGCGGATACTTTCATGGTGACTCCACTGTGGGTGGACATCCGTCATGGGTTCGCAAGCGGCCGCGCAATCGCCCGGGCCCATTCGCCCAGAGCCGGCTTCGGCCCGAAATCGGTATCGACCAGCCCCAGGTGCGCGAAGAGCGGCAGTATCGAGCCTGGCGGCAGAGGGTACGTGCTCAGATCCAGGTCCGTGAACGTAATCTGTGTGATCGCGATCGCGCGCGCACTGTCCGCCAGCTCCATCTGACGGCGTATCCACCCGGCCTGTCGCACCGGCGATGACGTCACACCCGCCACAGATGCCGACGACCAGCCGCCCTCGACGACCAGCATTGGCAGCGGCTCGAGCCCGGTCGCGTTCAGCCGCGCATAATAGTCCAGGGGCACGTCGGCCGGCTCCTGGAAGCCGCCGAGAAAAGGATATGACGAAAGACCGAGCGCCTCCGCGAACGCGAAGTCACTGCGGTCCTCCGCAATGCCTGCGAACGTCCCCGTCGCCGGCAGCCTGCCCCATGCGGTTTCCACCTGAACGGACACGAAGCGCCGGGCTGTCGAGCCACGTGCTGCAAGGGCGCTGGCGCCCGTGTTCACCATGGAACGCAGTGCGCCATACACAGCCGCAGGCGCCACGGCGCGCACCAGGTTCGTCTCCATCGCCAGTCCGAGGTATTCCGGGTGGAGCAGGCTGTCGACGGCCAGGAGATAGGCGTGGTAGCGTTGCTGGACATCGGGCTCACGGATGCTGCGACCGAGCGCGACCAGTTCGGGCGACTCACGTTCGCGGGCCAGTCCATCCGTCACGTCGACCTGAACGATCAGCGGCAGGCCCCGGCTGCGGTACAGCGCTGCCAGCTGCACGAGATCCCGATGCACCAGGTCGGCGGCCGCAGTGTCCGCCAGGAGCGCACGCCAGGGCACCGTCTGCGTGATCAGCGCGATGTCGGCGTACGGCTGCCATGCGTCGATCGTGGCCAGCACCGATTCGACGCTGAGCCGGGGCGGCGTGGCCGAGAACCCCAGGCGATAGGTGCGACTCTCCATACCGGCCGGGCCGGCAACACTGGAGCAGTAAGTCATCGTCAGGATGCAGGCGATGACACCAATGCGCCATACGATGGACGTGCGCTGCGCCATGCTCACCTCACGAACCGGGCCGAGTTGACGGCATCCGTGAGGCCACGGTTGATCGTGAACCGGTCGATGACGACCGTCACCTCGCCCTCCCCGGCCAGCGCCTCTTCGGCGTCCGCCCCGTTCGTGAAGCAGAACCACGGCCGACGCTCGTCGTGAAGCCAGCGCGGCAGCTTCGCAGCGCTCGCTGCATTCGCCTCGAAGCACACCTCGACATCACGCAGGTCCGCATCCGGATGCTCCATCCTCCAGCCTGTGAGCTCGATGCTGCCGCGGAACCGGGCGACGCCCACGTGCGTGGAATCCACGATCGTCGGTTGCGCATCGATGCTGTCCAGCACGAGTTCTCCGAGGCGGTCGCCAGCCCTGGCCGTTGCGGGGTCGAACCGGATCCCCGGCCGTGCGGCTTCGGTGGGTGCGCCGGGTACCGTGGCAGGAGCTGCAGTGTCGGCCGGCGGGTCGACGTCGCGCTCCCCCGCGCAGGCAGCAGCGTGCATCACGAAAAAGGCCGCCGGCACCAGCATCAATCGTCGCGTTGCCTCCGCATGTTGTCTGCGTGTGCCCGCCATCGCCCTACTCGTCCACGTGCAGGTCCGGGTTCCAGACGATTTCCCACAGGTGCCCGTCCGGGTCCGTGAAGTATCCTGCATAGCCGCCCCAGAACGTTTCCTCCGCCTCTTTCACAATGCCGGCCCCGGCTCGCCGCGCGTTGTCCATCAGGGCGTCGACATCCGACCGCGAATTCACGTTGTGCCCGAGGCTGAACTCCGTGGACGAATGTGGGCCCTGCACGAGGCCCGTATCGTGGGCGAGATCCCGGCGCGGCCAGAGAGCCAGCATCAGACCGCCCTCCAGATCGAAGAAGACTGCAGCGCCGTGCTCGAATTCCCGACCGACGACTCCCTCCGTCGGGAATCCCAGACCATCCCGGTAGAACGTCAGCGCTCGATCGAGATCGTCCACCCCGAGGGTGATGACCGTGATCCGTGGTTTCACGGGAGCAGGAGAATGTGCCGCGCGGAATCCCACAGCACGGTCTCTTCCGCCGTTGATGTCATATCCTGGTTCATCTCCATGCCCAGCCGCTTCCGGACGAGGCATTGCATACGGTGTCACCGGGCGGCAGGTCTCGCCGCGCTACCCAGCCGCTGGCGCTGCAGATGAGCGGCGGAAGGAACTCGATCGGCAGCAGCGTCGGTGCAGCAGCAGTCGCATCGATCACATACGTCGTGATCGCAACCGAATCGGACAGGAAGTCGAGCACGCTCACCGTCTTGCGCCCGGGTTCGCGGCTCCCCAGCAGCTGGCGCGGACCATCGCCCACTGCACCTGCATGCAGGAGGTCGAGACCGCCGCGCCGCGCCGGGTAATACGCGTGGTGATGCCCGCTCACAAACAGCGTTGCGCCCCATTCCTCGAGACGCTCGCGCAGGAGGTCGCCGCGCTTCAGGACCTCGCCGGCGCGATCACGTCCCTGCGCAACGGCGTACAGCGGGAGATGACCGAGCACAACACGATGGCGTGCCGCCACCGCTTCCGCACTGCTCAGCGACTGCCGCAGCCAGTCCAGAAGCTCGTCATCGGCAGCACTCTCCTGGTTGGTCGCGTCCCACGCGACCACGAATACATCGCCGTACCGGACCGCGTATCGCAGCGGATAATACTGGCTATCGGTGAACGCCAGCCGGTACGCGCTGGGGGATCCGCGCCAGTACTCCGCAGCGATCCGCCGGTCCCGCGCATGGGCGGGGTACGCGGACGCGTCGTGGTTGCCCATGGTGACGACGAGCGGGATGCGCGCTGCGCGGAGCGGCGCCGCAACGACGGAGTCGAACGCCTCCCACATCGCCCGCACGGTCGAGTCGGTGAGCTGGGTCGATTGGCCGGCCACCATGTCACCCGCGACCAGAACGAGATCCGGATTCCACGTGCCGGTAATGTATTTCACGGCGAGGCTCACTTCATCGGGATAGTGAGTGGAGCCGTATGATGCATTGAGGTCGCTGATCACCACCGCGCGCAGGACTGGCGGATCGGCCTGCGTCGATCGTGCCGGTGCGCAGCCGCCCAGCGCGACTGCGACGAGCAACAACCGGATTACCGGCTTCAGATATCCTCCCGCGGAGGGGTCGCGGTGCGCGACCTTCTCAGAGCGCGGATCCGACTATGCACTGATCCTCCTGATCAGCTGGGGAACTTCGGCCTGTCGCAGGAGGAGTAGACCGAACCGTTTGTCCGACACTCCTTCCTGCAGCTCGTAGGAGTAGCGCGGAGCGCCATCCACGATGTCGCCATCAAAACAGCAGAATCGGATCGCACGATGCGACTCGAGCGTGCTGACCAGCTCGACGAGGTGGGAGGAGAAAATGATGCCGCTGCGTCGTGCGTTCGCGAAACCCAGGATAACCTCCGCAGATGCGTCGAGCGCGTCGCGCACGTTCGTGCCCTTGAACACTTCATCGAAGATGACCAGGGCACGACGCCCTTCCGCGAGGATGGTCGCGGCTTCCTTTACGCGCATCACTTCCGCGAGGAAGTAGCTCAATCCGGCCCGCAGATTGTCGACCGGGTTGAGGCTCGTGAAAAGCGCCTCCACTGGCGACAGGCGGACTCGCGTGGCGGGCACGGCCATTCCGATCTGTGCCAGGAGCACGACCAGACCGACGCTGCGCAGGTAGGTCGTCTTTCCAGCCATGTTGGGCCCCGTGAGGAATACCATGGGCTCACCGCCCGACAGACGACACGGGTTCCGAACGGCACCGGGAATGTGAGGGTGATAAAGGCCTTCGGCATCCAGCACGAAGGTATCCGACTCCACCAGCTCCGGCATGACCCAGCCGCTCGCCGCTGAGGCGGTGGCCATGCTGTTCACAGCGTCCAGCTCGCCGATCAGACCGAGCGCGTGCGCGATCTCGTTCCGTAGACCGGACCGTATTCGACGGTCGGCGTCCAGAACCGTCCCGTCGGAGCACGCCCGCACGACGG is a window encoding:
- a CDS encoding VOC family protein; this encodes MKPRITVITLGVDDLDRALTFYRDGLGFPTEGVVGREFEHGAAVFFDLEGGLMLALWPRRDLAHDTGLVQGPHSSTEFSLGHNVNSRSDVDALMDNARRAGAGIVKEAEETFWGGYAGYFTDPDGHLWEIVWNPDLHVDE
- a CDS encoding metallophosphoesterase; translated protein: MLLVAVALGGCAPARSTQADPPVLRAVVISDLNASYGSTHYPDEVSLAVKYITGTWNPDLVLVAGDMVAGQSTQLTDSTVRAMWEAFDSVVAAPLRAARIPLVVTMGNHDASAYPAHARDRRIAAEYWRGSPSAYRLAFTDSQYYPLRYAVRYGDVFVVAWDATNQESAADDELLDWLRQSLSSAEAVAARHRVVLGHLPLYAVAQGRDRAGEVLKRGDLLRERLEEWGATLFVSGHHHAYYPARRGGLDLLHAGAVGDGPRQLLGSREPGRKTVSVLDFLSDSVAITTYVIDATAAAPTLLPIEFLPPLICSASGWVARRDLPPGDTVCNASSGSGWAWR